The Arachis hypogaea cultivar Tifrunner chromosome 16, arahy.Tifrunner.gnm2.J5K5, whole genome shotgun sequence genome contains a region encoding:
- the LOC112697869 gene encoding uncharacterized protein, with protein sequence MGSEKQSSGFLDTIKMERVRTILTHTYPYPHEHSRHAIIAVVVGCLFFISSDNMHTLIEKLDNNIKWWSMYGCLFGFFYFFSSPFIGKTIKPSYSNFSRWYIVWILVAAVYHLPSFQSMGVDMRMNLSLFLTIYLSSILFLLVFHIIFYGLWYIGLVSRVAGKRPQILTILQNCAVLSVACCVFYSHCGNRAFLKQRPLDRKNSNWFNFWKKEERNTWLAKFLRMNELKDQVCSSWFAPVGSASDYPLLSKWVIYGEIASCNGSCPGSSNEISPIYSLWATFIGLYIANYVVERSTGWALTHPLSVKEYEKMKKKQMKPDFLDMVPWYSGTSADLFKTVFDLIVSVTVFVGRFDMRMMQAAMSKVDDDNHNGDIMYDHFNEKDDFWFDFMADTGDGGNSSYAVARLLAQPQLRTVKDDSVVKLKRGDLLIIGGDLAYPNPSAFTYERRLFVPFEYALQPPPWYKAEQIAVNKPEVPDGAELKNYKGPQCFVIPGNHDWFDGLQTFMRYICHRSWLGGWLMPQKKSYFALELPKRWWVFGLDLALHGDIDVYQFKFFSQLINEKVQEDDSVIIITHEPNWLTDWYWNDVTGKNISHLICDYLKGRCKLRMAGDLHHYMRHTHTQVNSEGPIHVHHLLVNGCGGAFLHPTHVFSKFQKLYGVNYECKSAYPSFEDSSRIALGNILKFRKKNWQFDFIGGIIYFILVFSVFPQCKLNHILQEDTFPGHVKNFLATVWNEFIYILEHSYVSLAGAIALLVAAYSFVPSKLSRKKRAMVGILHVSAHLASALILMLLLEIGVETCIRHNLLATSGYHTLYQWYRSVESEHFPDPTGLRARIEQWTFGLYPACIKYLMSAFDVPEVMAVSRSNICKNGLESLSRGGAVIYYASVFLYFWVFSTPVVSLVFGSYLYICINWLGLHFDEAFSSLRIANYKSFTRFHIRANGDLEVYTLAVDKVPKDWKLDPDWDGETKNPQQLSHLRKHPSKWRAATSNQDPVHTVKIVDHFIIETTQNNSNSNTQKNDTVLQTDDSDRTVQ encoded by the exons ATGGGCTCTGAAAAGCAGTCTTCCGGTTTTCTCGATACGATCAAAATGGAGAGGGTTAGAACAATTCTAACCCACACTTACCCTTACCCTCACGAGCATTCCCGACATGCTATAATTGCTGTTGTTGTTGGTTGCCTATTTTTCATCTCGTCCGACAACATGCATACTCTTATAGAAAAATTAGACAACAACATTAAGTGGTGGTCTATGTATGGCTGCTTGTTtgggttcttttatttcttttcgtcGCCATTTATAGGGAAGACAATCAAGCCTAGCTATTCAAATTTCAGTCGATG GTACATAGTCTGGATTTTAGTGGCAGCAGTGTATCATCTTCCTAGTTTCCAGTCAATGGGGGTGGATATGAGGATGAATTTATCTTTGTTTCTGACAATATATCTCTCTTCTATATTGTTTCTTCTTGTCTTCCACATTATATTTTACGGCCTCTGGTATATTGGCCTTGTTTCACGGGTGGCTGGAAAGAGACCACAGATCTTGACCATTCTTCAAAACTGCGCT GTACTTAGTGTCGCGTGCTGTGTATTTTACAGTCATTGCGGCAATCGTGCCTTTTTAAAACAGAGACCACTTGACCGTAAGAATTCTAACTGGTTTAATTtctggaagaaagaagaaagaaacacatGGCTTGCAAAGTTTCTTCGGATGAATGAGTTAAAGGATCAGGTTTGCTCATCTTGGTTTGCTCCAGTTGGATCTGCAAGTGATTATCCACTTTTGTCAAAGTGGGTTATTTATGGCGAG ATAGCTTCTTGCAATGGTTCCTGTCCTGGTTCATCAAATGAAATTTCTCCCATCTACTCTCTGTGGGCCACATTTATTGGGCTTTACATTGCAAATTATGTGGTTGAAAGGTCAACAGG ATGGGCTCTCACCCACCCACTATCTGTTAAAGAAtatgagaagatgaagaagaagcagatgAAACCTGATTTTTTGGACATGGTTCCTTGGTACTCTGG AACATCAGCTGATTTATTCAAAACAGTTTTTGACCTCATTGTATCGGTAACTGTCTTTGTTGGGCGTTTTGACATGCGTATGATGCAG GCAGCAATGAGTAAGGTTGACGATGACAATCATAATGGTGATATTATGTACGATCATTTTAATGAGAAGGATGATTTTTGGTTTGATTTCATGGCTGATACTGGCGATGGAGGGAACTCATCTTATGCTGTTGCACGGCTTCTTGCTCAGCCTCAGCTTCGTACAGTGAAAGATGATTCTGTGGTCAAATTAAAGCGTGGAGACTTGCTAATTATTGGAGGTGATCTCGC GTATCCTAACCCATCAGCATTCACATACGAAAGGCGCCTTTTTGTTCCTTTCGAGTATGCTCTTCAACCTCCTCCTTGGTATAAAGCAGAGCAAATAGCTGTTAACAAGCCGGAGGTACCCGATGGAGCTGAACTCAAGAACTATAAAGGACCTCAGTGTTTCGTTATTCCTGGAAACCATG ACTGGTTTGATGGACTCCAGACCTTCATGCGGTATATATGTCATAGAAGTTGGTTAGGGGGATGGTTAAtgccacagaaaaagagttactttgCTTTGGAACTCCCTAAACGGTGGTGGGTTTTTGGGCTTGATCTAGCACTCCATGGTGATATTGATGTGTACCAATTCAAATTCTTTAGTCAATTGATCAACGAGAAG GTTCAAGAGGATGATTCTGTGATCATCATAACCCATGAACCTAACTGGCTTACTGACTGGTATTGGAACGATGTAACTGGAAAGAATATTTCTCACCTGATTTGTGATTATCTAAAAGGAAGATGTAAGCTTCGAATGGCCGGGGACTTGCATCATTACATGCGTCATACTCACACTCAAGTAAATTCAGAGGGGCCTATCCATGTACATCATCTACTTGTAAATGGTTGTGGCGGAGCATTTCTTCATCCCACCCATGTTTTCAGTAAATTTCAAAAGCTTTATGGAGTTAACTATGAATGCAAGTCTGCATATCCTTCCTTTGAAGATTCAAGCAGG ATTGCAttaggaaacatactaaaatttcgtAAGAAGAACTGGCAATTTGATTTCATTGGAggcattatatattttatactggtcTTTTCAGTGTTTCCGCAA TGTAAGCTGAATCATATCCTGCAAGAGGATACATTCCCGGGTCATGTTAAGAACTTCTTGGCTACTGTGTGGAATGAATTTATATACATCCTGGAGCACTCTTATGTGTCGCTGGCAGGAGCTATAGCTTTACTGGTTGCAGCATATTCTTTTGTTCCATCCAAGTTGTCGCGGAAGAAAAGAGCAATGGTTGGAATTCTTCATGTTTCCGCTCACCTTGCTTCGGCATTGATTCTTATGTTACTTCTTGAAATAGGCGTGGAAACATGCATCCGGCATAACTTGCTGGCAACTTCAG GGTATCATACTTTATATCAGTGGTACCGATCGGTGGAAAGTGAACACTTTCCTGATCCCACCGGCCTCAGAGCTCGTATTGAACAATGGACGTTTGGACTTTATCCAGCATGTATCAAGTACTTAATGTCCGCCTTTGATGTGCCAGAG GTCATGGCTGTTAGCCGTAGCAATATTTGTAAGAACGGGTTAGAGTCTCTTTCGCGAGGGGGTGCTGTAATCTATTACGCTTCTGTTTTCCTTTATTTCTGGGTCTTCTCAACACCTGTTGTTTCTTTGGTGTTTGGAAGCTACTTGTACATTTGCATCAACTGGCTTGGCTTGCACTTTGACGAAGCTTTCTCGTCTCTACGAATAGCGAATTACAAATCATTCACGCGATTTCACATCAGGGCTAATGGCGATCTTGAAGTTTATACCCTGGCAGTTGATAAG GTTCCTAAGGATTGGAAGCTTGATCCTGATTGGGATGGAGAGACAAAAAATCCACAACAGTTGAGCCATTTGAGAAAGCATCCAAGCAAATGGAGAGCAGCAACTTCCAACCAGGATCCAGTGCACACAGTCAAAATTGTTGACCATTTCATTATtgaaacaacacaaaacaatagtAATAGTAATACTCAGAAGAATGACACTGTATTACAAACAGATGATAGTGATAGGACAGTTCAATGA